A window of Vidua macroura isolate BioBank_ID:100142 chromosome 4, ASM2450914v1, whole genome shotgun sequence genomic DNA:
AGCGTGGGATCCGggatctgcagcagctccctgattCCCGAATTCCCCCATCCCAGAGTCCCTAAGGATGAATGGCTCCGAGCTGGCCAGCACCACGGCCTCCAGTCCCAAATCCACGGAGGATCCGGTTGGGAATGGGCACGAGGAGAAGGAGAACAACCCCTTCGCCGAGTACATGTGGATGGAGAACGAGGAGGACTTCAACCGGCAGGTGAGATCCCGCAGCCGGGAATTCCCGGGATTCGGGATCAGCCTGGGGGGAGTCCCAGATCTAGGAATTCTCGGGATTCGGGATCAGCCTGGGGGTGATTCCCAGAGATTCCCACATTTGGGAATTTTCGGGATTCGGGATCAGCCTGGGAGTGATTCACAGAGATTCCCACATTTGGGAATTTTCGGGATTCGGGATCAGCCTGGGGGGATTCCCAGAGATTCCCACAGCTGGGAATTCTCGGGATTTGGGGTCAGCCTGGGGGTGATTCCCAGAGATTCCCACATTTGGGAATTttcgggatttgggatcagccTGGGATTGATTCCCAGAGATTCCCACATTTGGGAATTttcgggatttgggatcagccTGGGGGGATTCCCAGAcattcccaaatccaggaattcctgggattcaGAGCAGATTTCAGCCTGGGATTGATTCCCAGAGATTCCcacatccaggaattcctgggattcaGGTCCACCCTGGGGGGATTCCCAGAGAATTCCCACAGCCGGGAATTctcgggatttgggatcagccTGGGATTGATTCCCAGAGAATTCcacatccaggaattcctgggattcgGGTCCAGCCTGGGGGGATTCTCAGAGATTCCCACAGCCAAGAATTCCCAGAGGATTCcacatccaggaattcctgggatttgggTTCAGCCTGGGAGTGATTCCCAGAGAATTCTATatccaggaattcccagagattcccacatccaggaattcctgggattcaGAGCAGATTTCAGCCTGGGGGTGATTCCCAGAGAATTCCACATCCAGGAATTCTTGGGATTTGGGTTTATCCTGGGTGTCATTCCCAGAGATTCCcacatccaggaattcctgggattcgGGTCCAGCCTGGGGGGATTCCCAGAGATTCCCACATTTGGGAATACTCAGGATTTAGGATCAGCCTGGGTGTCATTCCCAGACATTCCCACATTCAGGAATTCTTGGAATTCAGGGCAGATTTCTGCCTGGGGGTGATTCCCAGTCCCTGTGTATCCACAGGGAAAACATCTGGGAATGTTGTGCTTTGATGGGAAAAGGTGGCTCAGGGCAGAGCGTTGGATCCACCTGGAAAAGCCggaaaaaaagctggaaaaaatccctttggTCCTTCCTGAGGGGTGGTGGCGTcaccatccccttctccccagctTTTGGgattccccttccctttcctcgGGATCACCCCCTGGAATTTGGGTGATCCCAGTTTGGGGTGAAATCCCGGATTTCAGCGGGCAGAGCTCCTGGAATGTCGTGCTGGGACTCAGATGGCTCCGGAATTCGGGAATAACGACCTGGAAGAGCTTTGGATCCTCATCCCAATCCCAGGACATTCCCTGGAGGCTCCCAGGTcattccaggagctggagacacctgggagaggaaggagctTTTCCCGGGATACTCCTCCCTTCCCTAAAACATTCCCAGGCACCAATTCCCATCTCCAGGGCGTCCAGGaaggctgggaaaagggaattcccacattcccattcCATGACTTTGGGGttgctctgggatttggggctgggtttTTCCTCCAgagtttttccttcttcctgaaACTTTCCAAAGCCACGTGGCTTCCCTGGATTTTCCAGCCGGGATTTGGGGCATCCATCCAATGGGATGGAGCTCTCCAGGTgcttttccagccctttcccatGGATCCGGAAATTCCTTTCCCAAGGATCCAGAAATCAAattttccagggatccagaaaTTCTTTTCCCAAGGATCCAGAAATCCAATTTCCCATGGATCCAGAAATCCAATTTCCCATGGATCCAGAAATCCAATTTTCCAAGGATCCAGAAATCCAATTTCCCATGGATCCATAAATTCCTTTCCCATTGATCCAGAATTCCAATTTCCCATGGATCCCGAAATCCAATTTCCCaaggatcccaaaattcctttcCCAAGGATCCAGAAATCCAATTTCCCAAGGATCCAGAAATCCAATTTCCCATGGATCCATAAATTCCAGAATTCCAATTTCCCATGGATCCCGAAATCCAATTTCCCATGGATCCATAAATTCCTTTCCCATTGATCCAGAATTCCAATTTCCCATGGATCCATAAATTCCTTTCCCAAGGATCCCGAAATTCCTTTCCCATGGATCCAGCACAGGGCGGAGCAGAGGGAAACACCGAggctggaaaacagggaatgttcacctggacGTGCAGAATCCTGGGATAATCGTCCTCCTGCCGGCATGAGCCGACATTCCTGGGATATTTTGATTCTAGATCCCGATTTCTctgcaggaattccttcccaaatcccagctaaattccacttttccagtGGGAAGCcgttccctgtgtcctgtcccttgtccccggtcctggagcccctttaggaACTCTGAgaattccctggattttccaGGTGAACGTGGAAAAGCTCAGCCTTTCCCCAACATTTCGTGGATCAAAATTTTTAAGGTTTGGCTCCTCTTGGAGTCTCctaaatccaggaaaaaaacccaaaaaaccaggaaaatgggaagagctgtgattcccagccccatcctctgCTTCCAcatccctgcctgggcagctccaggaattccaggctgggaaagctcTGGGGTCACATCCACCATTCCTGGAGCAGttcctggggggaaaaaaaggaggctcGGGGACCTCCCGGAGCTCCACAATTCCCAGACAGGGGGAGCCGGGTGGGAATCGGGATTTGGGAACGGTGACGGGATGAGAGGGAATAAAAATTGGGAATATTCCTCTTGGAAAAGAGCTGGAATCCCCGTTCCCGGCGGGATTTAGCGGATGCGGCACTCGGGGATCTCCaggggcttttccaacctcaagaATTCCATGAATGAGCTCCTTGGAGCTGCGGGCTCTTCCCGTGGAAAATCCCGGGATCTCCTTCCCACGGAATGTCTCCGGGCaggtggaggaggagctgcaggagcaggaattcctggatcGCTGCTTCCAGGagatgctggaggaggaggaccAGGATTGGTTCATCCCGGCGCGGGATCTCCCGCAGGGaatggggcagctccagcagcagctccacggCCTCTCCGTGGGCGACGGACACGGATCCGAGGACATCCTGGTGAGGAACCCTGGGATtggcccatccctggaactgaCCAATTCCTGGAATTGTCCCGTCCTTGGAATTCTGTCCCCGGAAttgccccatccttggaattCTCCTgtccctggaattgtcccatccctggaattgtcccgTCCTTGGAATTCTGTCCCTGGAATTGGCCCATCCTTGGAATTGGCCAATTCCTGGAATTGTCCCATCCTTGGAATTCTGTCCCTGGAATtggcccatccctggaactgaCCAATTCCTGGAATTGGCCCATCCTTGGatttgtcccatccctggaattctgtccctggaattgtcccatCCTTGGAATTGTCCCAATCCGGGAATTGACCAATTCCTGGAATTGGCCCATCCTTGGAATTCTGTCCCTGGGATTGGCCCATCCTTGGAATTGGCCCATCCTTGGAATTCTTTCCATGGAATTGACcaatccctggaattgtcccatCTTTGAAattgtcccatccctggaattggCCGATCCTTGAAACTGACCAGTCCCTGGAGTTGTTCCATCCCTCAAATTGTCCATTCCCAGGAAATGTCCCATCCTTGGAATTCTGTCCCTGGATTTGTCCCATCCTTGAAattgtcccatccctggaattctgtcccatccctggaattgaCCAATTCCTGGAattgtcccatccctggaattgttccgTCCTTGGAATTCTGTCCCTGGATTTGTCCCATCCTTGGAATTCTCCGATCCTTGGAATTCTTTCCCTGGAATTGACcaatccctggaattgtcccatCCTTGGAATTCTCCTGTCCCTGGAATTCTttccctggaattgtcccatCCTTTAAattgtcccatccctggaattggCCGATCCTTGAAACTGACCAATCCCTGGAAttggcccatccctggaattctgTCCCTGGatttgtcccatccctggaattgaCCAATCCCTGGCATTGGCCCATCCTTGGATttggcccatccctggaattctCCTGTCCCTGGAATTGGCTGATCCTTGAAATTGTCCTGTCCCTGGAATTCTGTCCCTGGAACTGATCCATTCTTGGAATTCTCCTATCCCTGGAATTCTGTCCCTAAAATTGTCCAATCCCTGTAATTGTCTTGTCCTTGGAattgtcccatccctggaattttcTCGTCCTCGGAATTGTCCTATCCCTGGAATTGTCTTGTCCCTGGAATTCTGTCCCTGGAATTGGCCGATCCTTGAAATTGACcaatccctggaattgtcccatccctggaattgccccatgatccctggaagtgtctgaggCCAGGTTGGATCCACATGGAAtattgggattgggatgggattgggatgggatttagaGACCTCTTCCCACCCCAACCATTCCACAATTCCATAAATTCGCTCTCCACATGATCCCACTTCCCACAAAAACCAACCCTTGACCCGTCccagaaatctgggaattccttGGGATGCGGGAAATCCCTGGAATTTCCCAACACTGacaaatcccattcccatcctttTTCCAGAGCAAAAGCAACTTGAATCCAGATGCCAAGGAATTCGTTCCCGGAGTGAAATACTGACCTTGGAAATTCGGGAATGGCCTGGCCAGAGACtgattccctgctccagggaaaaGTTGGGACATGGGAAGAGCCCGGAGCGGCTCCAGCGCCGggatctgctccagctccaAGTACTTCTggttttccctatttttttttcctttttttttttttttttcctggcttttcctcacTTTTTCTTGGCAGTTTTTGGCTTCCTGGGATTTGCGGCGACCCCGCCAGCGGGAAAAATCTTGGGGGAAATCATGGAAAAATCATGGGGAATCAATCAtggaaaaatcatggaaaaatcacaggaaaatcaTGGGAAAATCACGGGAAATCAATCACAGGGAAATCGTGGGAAAATCACGGGAAATCAATCACAGGGAAATCGTGGGAAAATCACgggaaaataatgggaaaatcacgggaaatcacaggaaaatcatggaaaaatcaTGGGGAATCAATCACGGGAAAATCGTGGGGAAATCATGGGGAAATCATGGGAAAATCATGGGAAAATCATGGGAAATCAATCATGGGGAAATTAgagaaaaatcatggaaaaatcacagaaaatcactggaaaatcatggaaaaataatgggaaaatcacaggaaaatcaTGGGAAAATCATGGGGAATCAATCACggaaaaatcacaggaaaatcatggaaaaatcaTGGGAAAATCATGGGGAATCAATCATgggaaaatcagagaaaaatcatggaaaaatcacagaaaatcacaggaaaatcatggaaaaataaTGGGGAATCAATCACGGGAAAATCATGggaaaatcacaggaaaatcatggaaaaatcaTGGGGAATCAATCATGGGAAAATCATGggaaaatcacaggaaaatcatggaaaaatcatgggaaaataatgggaaatCAATAATGGGAAAATCGgagaaaaatcatggaaaaaccacaggaaaataatgggaaaatcaTGGGAAATCAATCATgggaaaatcagagaaaaatcacaggaaaaatcacaggaaaataatggaaaaatcaTGTGGAAATCATGGGAAATCAATAATGGGAAAATCAttgaaaaatcacaggaaaatcGTGGGAAAATCATGGGAAATCAATCATgggaaaatcagagaaaaatcatggaaaaatcacagaaaatcacaggaaaatcatggaaaaatcaTGGGGAATCAATCACGGGAAAATCATGggaaaatcacaggaaaatcatggaaaaatcatgggaaaataatgggaaatCAATAATGGGAAAATCGgagaaaaatcatggaaaaaccacaggaaaataatgggaaaatcacaggaaaataatggaaaaatcaTGTGGAAATCATGGGAAATCAATCATgggaaaatcagagaaaaatcatgggaaaatcatggaaaagtCATGGGAAAATCAGAGAAGAATCATGggaaaatcacaggaaaataatggaatttcATGGGGAAATcatggaaaatcatggaaaaatcaGGTTTTCCTGCTTCTGGAGGATTTTTAGGgttgggagctgtgctggattttccctgatctttttttttttcaggaatgtgttttccctgatttttctggaatgggattttttcctgctggaagtGAAGGGTTCCCGAAATTCCTCCACATGGAAGCTGAGCAGGGGGATCCTGCCAATTCCAGAGGTTTTTAGGGAAACCTggatttccccaaaattcctcttCCCCTTAAGGAATTCCTCAGCTCATCCAACACTACAGCCCTAATTCCTCATGGGGGaaaatccaaggaaaactgaattcctggcagagaggagagggaTCCTCTGTTGGGATGagggatattttgggatgtGGTGGGAATATCCTGGTGCTGATCCCTTTCCCAAGGATCCTGGAGTGGGATCCGTGTCTCCAGCAGAATTTGATCCTGGGAATTTCCTTCCCCATccatgggagctgcagctcccgaATTCCCAAGGTTCTAAAAGGCTCAGAAATCCAGGGAATGCAGGAGCTCCTTGGGATTGGGAATCGCTGTCCAGGGAAATCAGGAACTTTTGGGATTGGGAATCCCTTTTCAAGGAAATCAGGAACTTCCCAAGGTCAGAAATCCCTATCCAAGGAAATCCAGAGCTCCTTGGGATTTGGAATCCCTGTCCAAGGAAATCAGGAACTTTTGGGATTGGAAATCGCTATCCAAGGAAatcaggaatttttgggattggAAATCCCTCTCCAAGGTAATCAGGAACTTCCCAAGGTCAGAAACCCTGTCCAGGGAAATCAGGAACATTTTGGGATTGGAAATCCTTATCCAAGGAAATCAGGAACTTCCCAAATTCAGAAACCCTATCCAGGGAATCCAGGAACTTCCTGGAATTGGGAATCCCTGTCCGGAGAAATCAGGAGTGTCTTGGGATTGAAAATCCCTACAGAGGAAAAGTAGGAGCTCCTTGGGGTCAGGAATCCTTATCCAAGGAAatcaggaatttttgggattggAAATCCCTGTTCAAGGAAATCAGGAGCTTCCCAAGGTCAGAAATCCCTATCCAAGGAAATCCAGAGCTCCTTGGGATTTGGAATCGCTATCCAAGGAAatcaggaatttttgggattggAAATCCCTCTCCAAGAAAAGTGGGAGCTTCCCGAGGTCAGAAATCCCTATCCAAGGAAATCCGGAGCTCCAGGGAATCCCTGTCCAAGGAAATCAGGAACTTTTTGGGATTGGGAATCTCTATCTAGGGAATGCAGGAGCTCCTTGGGGTTGGGAATCCTTATCCAAGGAAATCAGGAATTCCCCGGGGCCAGAAATCCCTGTCCAGGGAAATCAGGAACTTCCCAAGGTCAGAAACCCTGTCCAGGGAAATCAGGAACTTTTTGGGATTGGAAATCCCTGTTCACGGAAATCAGGAACTTCCCAAGGTCAGAAATCCCTATCCAAGTAAATCCAGAGCTCCTTGGGATTTGGAATGCCTGTCTAAGGAAatcaggaatttttgggattggAAATCGCTATCCAAGAAAAGTGGGAGCTTCCCGAGGTCAGAAATCCCTATCCAAGGAAATCCGGAGCTCCAGGGAATCCCTGTCCAAGGAAATCAGGAACTTTTTGGGATTGGGAATCTCTATCTAGGGAATGCAGGAGCTCCTTGGGGATGGGAATCCTTATCCAAGGAAatcaggaatttttgggattggAAATCCATCTCCAAGGAAATCAGGAATTCCCCGGGGCCAGAAATCCCTGTCCAGGGAAATCAGGAACTTTTTGGGATTGGAAATTCCTGTCCAAGGAAATCAGGAACTTCCCAAATTCAGAAATCCCTATCCAGGGAAACCAGGAACTTCCTGGAATTGGGAATCCCTGTCCGGAGAAATCAGGAGTGTCTTGGGATTGAAAATCCCTACAGAGGAAAAGTAGGAGCTCCTTGGGGTCAGGAATCCTTATCCAAGGAAatcaggaatttttgggattggAAATCCCTCTCCAAGAAAAGTGGGAGCTTCCCGAGGTCAGAAATCCCTATCCAAGGAAATCCAGAGCTCGTTGGGATTTGGAATCCCTCTCCAAGGAAATCGGGAACGTTTTTGGGATTGGAAATCCCTGTccaaggagagcaggagctcCTCGGCGCCAGAAATCCCATCCAAGGAAATCAGGAACGTTTTGGGATTGGAAATTCCTGTCCAGGGAAATCAGGAACTTCCTGAGGTGAGAAATCCCCATCCAAGGAAATGTGGAGTTCCTTGGGGTTGGGAATCCCTCTCCAGGGAAATCAGGAACGTTTTGGGACTGGGAATGTCTATCCAGAGATATCAGGAACTTTTTGGGATTGGAAATCCctacagaggaaaaacaggagCTCCTTGGGGTTGGGAATCCCTgtccagggaaagcaggaattcccagggtCACAAACCCCTATCCCTGGAAAACGGGACCTTCTCAGGGTTGGGAATGCCAAACCAGGGAAGGCAGGAACTTTCCAGCTCCCTTTTCCAGGGAATCCTGGgaaagcagcaccagcagctgctcagccgTGAAAATTCCCGTTCCCTGAGCGAAAGCAGCTCACGGATCAGCGGGATCGGGGCCGCCGGAGCGTGAACAGCCCTGAGCTCATGGAATTCCCGGCACTTCCCGcttttcccagcccctctggaagCAGCGGCCCCGTGGCGATCCCACCCTACAAACCCCATTTGGGGCCGTTTTTTGGCTGGGCAGGACGGGATCCTGGAGCGATCCCAcattttcccctcctctttttcccagttttccttggatttcccccccaattcccccccccccccccccccccccaatgcTGTAAATTTCGGACGAGGCGTTATCccaaataaactttttttggaagttttccttggaaaactgCGGGGTCTCCGTGAGCGGGTTTggccgccccgcccctcccagtgatcccagtcgTTCCCAGTTTGGAGCCTGAGGTGCCTCTGCTTGGGAATTTCCCTCCTGGAAAAGCtcccagaggattttccagcaCTTTCACCTTTCTGGGCACTTTTGATTCCCGGTAAAAAGAACCCAAAAgggattttctcccttttttttgtttccccttcCAAGTGGGAATTCTCCCaaaagctgctccagcagctccacgtccaTTCCCAGGTCATGGATGTCATCCCTGATCCCAGTCTTTGGGATTTCctccttcctgcttttccctggatgcagagccctccctgcctgtgctggcaggctCAGCACCCCACTCCCATCCctattcccaatcccattcccaatcctaatcccattcccaatctcATTCTCATTTCCATTCCCAATCCATCCCCAGTTCCAATCCCAATCCCTTTCCCATTCCCGATCCAATTCCCTATCCTGCCCCCTTCCcatcctgccccatccctaTCCCACCCCGTTCCCActctcccatccccatcctgccccattcccatcccctcaCTCCTGGTCCCATCCGGCCCCactcccaccccattcccacgCCCCCATGCCCATTCCCACCCCGTTCCCTGtctcccatccccattcccatcccattcccactctcccattcccattcccactctcccattcccatcctCATTCCcgccccattcccatccccaccccattcccattcccacactcccaccccattcccacactcccatccccattccctcttgcccattcccattcccgccCCGTTCCCActctcccattcccactccctcTCTCCCATCCCTATTCCCATTCCtaccccattcccatcccattccctctcccctattcccattcccattccctctcccccattcccaatcccattcccaccccattcccattcctacccctttcccattccctctcccctattcccattcccactcccaccccattcccattccctctcccccattcccaccccattcccattccctctcctccattcccatcccattcccacactcccatccccattccctctcgcccattcccattcccaccctattcccattcccaccccgTTCCCActctcccattcccactccctcCCATCCCTATTCCCATTCCTACCCCattcctgccccattccctctccccattcccactcccaccccattcccattccctctcccccattcccattcccactcccaccccattcccattccctctcccccattcccaccccattcccattcccactcccccGGGCCAGTGCAACCGTTTTATTGCCGAACCTCAAACcccacccaaaccccacccaaaccccacccaaacaaaccccacacacccaaaccccacccaaaccccacccaaaccccacccaaacccaccccacGAGCGGCCCCCGCCCCtccgccggcctctccccgtTTTCCCGGGGATGCCGTGGGGCTCTCCCGGCGCTCCCGGCGCTCAGAACTCGTGCGTGTAGAACACGTCCACGTTGGCGGCGCGATCCAGCGGCAGCGCCGCGCCCGCGCCGCGCGCCCCCAGCCGCGCCGCGCCGAGCGCCGAGGAGCGCCGGAGCCGCAGCAGGCTGAACCGGGAGAACGGCCCGGGCGCCTCGCCCCGCGCCCGCTCCAGCACCCGGACGAAGCCTACGGAACGCCGGGGGGCCTCGTCACGGCCAGCCCGCCCCAcagaagaaatatataaaaacaaacgGAGGCCGAGACgccgcggccgggccgcgcTCACCGCTCCGCAGGCGATCCCAGCTGTTCCACACCGAGCCCACGCACACgatgggcagccccagctcgcCCGCGAACAGGCTCTGCGGGCCGGGGACGCTCAGAGACACACCCCAGGACCCCAAAAGCCATCCCAAACCACCCCAagaccccaaaacccatcccaaaccaccccaagaccccaaaacccaacccaaacctccccaagaccccaaaacccatcccaaaccacccCAAGACCCCAAAAGccaccccaaacctcccccaagaccccaaaacccatcccaaatccccccagaaccccaaaacccatcccaaaccaccccaagaccccaaaacccatcccaaacccccccaagaccccaaaacccatcccaaaccaccccaagaccccaaaacccatcccaaaccaccccaagaccccaaaacccatcccaaaccaccccaagaccccaaaacccatcccaaacctccccaagaccccaaaacccatcccaaacctccCCAAGACCCCAAAAGccatcccaaaccccctcaagaccccaaaacccatcccaaacctcccccaagaccccaaaaccc
This region includes:
- the PAIP2B gene encoding polyadenylate-binding protein-interacting protein 2B, with protein sequence MNGSELASTTASSPKSTEDPVGNGHEEKENNPFAEYMWMENEEDFNRQVEEELQEQEFLDRCFQEMLEEEDQDWFIPARDLPQGMGQLQQQLHGLSVGDGHGSEDILSKSNLNPDAKEFVPGVKY